A genomic region of Amphiura filiformis chromosome 6, Afil_fr2py, whole genome shotgun sequence contains the following coding sequences:
- the LOC140155928 gene encoding phosphatidylserine decarboxylase proenzyme, mitochondrial-like isoform X2, with protein MNSTSEILIVLCRRGFHGYRHPLIQKSYRCPGHRLSSSSSSSGNASWSSRFVSGLENYSRSLKWVPIPLSVGFAYICYQQYGHIKKRERRKALGVASPEDYLASQRQVNFYKYLPLRMTSRVWGKVNDVNVPTPLRGPMFRLYSWLFDCNLSEALIEDLSYYQNLGQFFRREIKPDVRPVSPHHSIVSPCDGRILHFGKVENSLLEQVKGVTYSLKTFLGPNTWNSDHHTKRSIKEIADEDYHKSLGVKPDNCLYHCVIYLAPGDYHRFHSPVNWNIQYRRHFPGCLLSVNPGIARWVRGLFSFNERVVLYGDWEHGFFSYTAVGATNVGSINLKFDQEVVTNVRGRYKEGSYQDRSYSVPTSSASSHDSTDDAQSASSGIGVNKGECIGEFNLGSTIVMVFEAPKDFQFSVAPGERVKLGEKMGTL; from the exons GTCACCgactctcctcctcctcctcatcttctGGAAATGCCTCATGGTCATCAAGATTTGTTAGCGGCCTTGAGAATTACAGCCGCAGTCTCAAGTGGGTGCCTATCCCTTTAAGTGTTGGCTTTGCATACATCTGCTACCAGCAGTATGGGCACATCAAAAAGCGGGAGAGGAGAAAAGCTTTAGGTGTAGCTAGTCCAGAGGACTATTTAGCTTCACAGCGCCAG GTCAACTTTTACAAATACCTACCTCTACGAATGACATCTCGAGTCTGGGGTAAAGTCAATGATGTCAATGTACCTACGCCTTTACGCGGACCAATGTTTCGTCTCTACTCTTGGTTGTTTGATTGTAATCTCTCAGAAGCACTTATTGAAGATTTAAGCTACTATCAGAATTTAGGGCAATTTTTTAGGCGAGAAATCAAGCCAGATGTCAGGCCAGTCAGTCCACATCATTCAATT GTCAGTCCATGTGATGGGCGTATACTGCATTTTGGCAAAGTAGAAAACAGTCTACTTGAGCAAGTAAAAGGAGTCACATATTCATTGAAGACATTTCTGGGACCAAATACATGGAATAGTGACCACCATACAAAAAGAAGTATTAAAGAG atTGCTGATGAAGATTACCATAAATCCCTTGGTGTGAAGCCAGATAATTGTTTATATCACTGTGTCATATACCTAGCTCCGGGAGATTACCATAGATTCCATTCGCCAGTCAACTGGAATATACAGTACAGACGCCACTTTCCAG GTTGTCTACTGTCAGTAAACCCAGGAATAGCTCGTTGGGTTAGAGGCTTGTTTAGTTTCAACGAGAGAGTGGTTTTATATGGAGATTGGGAGCATGGCTTTTTTTCTTACACAGCTGTAGGGGCTACTAACGTGGGCTCTATCAACCTCAAATTTGATCAG GAAGTAGTAACCAACGTCCGTGGTAGATACAAGGAGGGCTCCTATCAAGACAGGTCCTACTCAGTACCAACCTCATCAGCATCATCACATGACTCAACAGATGATGCCCAAAGTGCCTCGTCAGGAATCGGTGTAAACAAAGGAGAATGTATAGGAGAGTTCAACTTGGGCTCAACAATTGTGATGGTGTTTGAAGCACCCAAAGACTTTCAATTCAGTGTAGCTCCTGGGGAGCGTGTCAAATTAGGTGAAAAGATGGGGACTTTATGA
- the LOC140155928 gene encoding phosphatidylserine decarboxylase proenzyme, mitochondrial-like isoform X1: protein MGMEALFILGQFPFLLSVFILLEVWYFIYTNLCPFLNRIPYFEQLNPCKACLRIGFHLLPLAKFLALPDDEQTLNEGEVYARAAGEESAEELDSSDDEEDYVDDSKTLPLLGLRHVGIKTLDDPTKQVNFYKYLPLRMTSRVWGKVNDVNVPTPLRGPMFRLYSWLFDCNLSEALIEDLSYYQNLGQFFRREIKPDVRPVSPHHSIVSPCDGRILHFGKVENSLLEQVKGVTYSLKTFLGPNTWNSDHHTKRSIKEIADEDYHKSLGVKPDNCLYHCVIYLAPGDYHRFHSPVNWNIQYRRHFPGCLLSVNPGIARWVRGLFSFNERVVLYGDWEHGFFSYTAVGATNVGSINLKFDQEVVTNVRGRYKEGSYQDRSYSVPTSSASSHDSTDDAQSASSGIGVNKGECIGEFNLGSTIVMVFEAPKDFQFSVAPGERVKLGEKMGTL from the exons ATGGGAATGGAAGCACTGTTTATTCTTGGGCAGTTCCCATTTTTGTTGAGTGTATTCATCCTTCTAGAAGTATGGTATTTTATCTACACCAATCTGTGCCCATTTTTAAATCGAATACCGTATTTTGAGCAACTCAATCCTTGTAAAGCTTGCCTACGAATTGGCTTTCATCTCTTGCCACTAGCGAAGTTCCTAGCGTTACCGGACGATGAACAAACACTAAATGAAGGCGAAGTGTACGCGAGAGCAGCTGGGGAAGAATCGGCTGAAGAACTCGACTCCAGTGATGATGAGGAGGATTATGTTGATGATTCTAAAACACTACCATTACTTGGGTTACGTCATGTGGGAATCAAAACACTTGACGATCCAACTAAACAG GTCAACTTTTACAAATACCTACCTCTACGAATGACATCTCGAGTCTGGGGTAAAGTCAATGATGTCAATGTACCTACGCCTTTACGCGGACCAATGTTTCGTCTCTACTCTTGGTTGTTTGATTGTAATCTCTCAGAAGCACTTATTGAAGATTTAAGCTACTATCAGAATTTAGGGCAATTTTTTAGGCGAGAAATCAAGCCAGATGTCAGGCCAGTCAGTCCACATCATTCAATT GTCAGTCCATGTGATGGGCGTATACTGCATTTTGGCAAAGTAGAAAACAGTCTACTTGAGCAAGTAAAAGGAGTCACATATTCATTGAAGACATTTCTGGGACCAAATACATGGAATAGTGACCACCATACAAAAAGAAGTATTAAAGAG atTGCTGATGAAGATTACCATAAATCCCTTGGTGTGAAGCCAGATAATTGTTTATATCACTGTGTCATATACCTAGCTCCGGGAGATTACCATAGATTCCATTCGCCAGTCAACTGGAATATACAGTACAGACGCCACTTTCCAG GTTGTCTACTGTCAGTAAACCCAGGAATAGCTCGTTGGGTTAGAGGCTTGTTTAGTTTCAACGAGAGAGTGGTTTTATATGGAGATTGGGAGCATGGCTTTTTTTCTTACACAGCTGTAGGGGCTACTAACGTGGGCTCTATCAACCTCAAATTTGATCAG GAAGTAGTAACCAACGTCCGTGGTAGATACAAGGAGGGCTCCTATCAAGACAGGTCCTACTCAGTACCAACCTCATCAGCATCATCACATGACTCAACAGATGATGCCCAAAGTGCCTCGTCAGGAATCGGTGTAAACAAAGGAGAATGTATAGGAGAGTTCAACTTGGGCTCAACAATTGTGATGGTGTTTGAAGCACCCAAAGACTTTCAATTCAGTGTAGCTCCTGGGGAGCGTGTCAAATTAGGTGAAAAGATGGGGACTTTATGA